A single window of Acidimicrobiia bacterium DNA harbors:
- the dusB gene encoding tRNA dihydrouridine synthase DusB, producing MAQPVVLAPMAGITDAPYRLLCASYGGGLYVSEMVTARGLVESGVRSWQMAAHHPQERIRSIQLFGSDPKVMGEAVKRLVNELPIDHIDLNFGCPVAKVTRNGGGAALPYKRNLFAAVVAEAVRNAGEVPLTIKMRMGLDDQRLTYLEAGKIAAEAGVAAIALHARTAIAGYSGLARWEAIGLLREEVDASVPVLGNGDIWQADDAIEMMNQTSCDGVVIGRGCLGRPWLFEDLARVFRGEKAQGPPPLGEVSAMLLRHLELMIEWYEQERYAVHRMRKHISWYLAGYPVGASVRQRTNNLETLEDVQQMCASLDPRTEILPSGISAPRGRTDAMKRLVLPQGWLDNPDAMAQVADPLGTVSGG from the coding sequence TTGGCCCAACCAGTTGTACTCGCGCCGATGGCTGGTATCACCGACGCCCCATATCGCTTGCTTTGCGCCTCGTACGGTGGCGGCTTGTACGTTTCAGAAATGGTGACAGCTCGGGGCCTGGTGGAGAGCGGTGTGCGTTCTTGGCAAATGGCGGCTCATCATCCCCAAGAACGCATTCGTTCGATCCAGCTTTTTGGATCTGACCCCAAGGTTATGGGCGAAGCAGTAAAACGGCTGGTTAACGAGCTGCCGATTGACCATATCGACCTTAACTTTGGTTGTCCGGTGGCCAAAGTGACCCGCAACGGCGGTGGTGCTGCGCTGCCGTATAAGCGTAACCTTTTCGCCGCGGTAGTAGCCGAAGCCGTGCGCAATGCAGGGGAAGTTCCACTCACTATCAAGATGAGAATGGGCCTAGACGACCAACGCCTCACCTACCTTGAGGCTGGCAAGATCGCGGCCGAGGCTGGGGTGGCGGCCATCGCGTTACACGCTCGGACTGCCATTGCGGGCTACTCGGGTTTGGCCCGTTGGGAGGCGATTGGACTCTTGCGCGAAGAGGTAGATGCCAGCGTACCTGTACTTGGCAACGGTGATATTTGGCAAGCCGACGACGCCATTGAAATGATGAACCAAACCAGCTGCGATGGGGTTGTGATCGGTCGGGGTTGCTTAGGAAGACCGTGGCTTTTTGAAGATTTGGCCCGAGTGTTTAGGGGTGAAAAGGCGCAAGGCCCACCGCCGCTTGGCGAGGTTAGCGCCATGTTGTTACGCCACCTCGAGTTGATGATCGAATGGTACGAACAGGAACGTTACGCAGTTCACCGAATGCGGAAACACATCTCTTGGTATTTGGCGGGCTATCCAGTTGGTGCCAGCGTCCGCCAACGCACCAACAACCTTGAAACCCTCGAAGATGTCCAACAAATGTGCGCCTCGCTCGACCCACGAACTGAAATTCTACCGAGCGGAATTAGTGCCCCTCGGGGTCGTACCGACGCTATGAAACGACTCGTCCTACCCCAAGGATGGCTCGATAACCCCGACGCAATGGCCCAGGTTGCAGATCCGCTGGGCACTGTTAGCGGGGGCTGA
- a CDS encoding acyl-CoA dehydrogenase family protein, which produces MAQNHPVRTDDELRSEVTAWIRENLPSDWVAGIDNNDDELFERGKASLNEREFLRAIGKAGWAMPEWEVQYSGAGLNAHQASIVEDVKDEYRVPRSYNILGFGLAAPTLRQWGTEEQLQFFLSGMAQGDWWCQLFSEPGNGSDVAGLAARAERDGDEWIVNGQKVWTSGAQISKYGMLIARTNPDAPKHTGISYFVLDMEAPGVEVRPLRQITGDAEFNEVFLSDVRIPDKWRIGPEGQGWSVAQTTLLNERVALSGAFGGAARRRRAAEASQKSSTNTGTSTETQIRVGGLTGGAVIEALIRLAKANGQWENPVIRDRIINLYITGRVSAMNIARAAAARKAGGQPGPEGSIAKLFGTEFNMAAQVLSADLMTGPMAWEEGDAEAALRARSFLRSRGNSIEGGTSEIQRNIIGDRVLGLPREPDASKGVPWKDVPRN; this is translated from the coding sequence ATGGCACAAAACCACCCAGTACGTACCGACGATGAACTTCGTAGTGAAGTCACGGCTTGGATACGTGAAAACCTACCCAGTGATTGGGTAGCCGGAATCGACAACAATGACGATGAGCTCTTCGAACGCGGCAAAGCAAGCCTCAATGAACGCGAGTTTCTACGGGCGATTGGTAAAGCCGGTTGGGCAATGCCGGAATGGGAAGTCCAGTATTCGGGTGCTGGGTTAAATGCCCATCAAGCTTCGATTGTGGAAGATGTTAAAGACGAGTACCGAGTCCCTCGTTCCTACAACATTTTGGGCTTTGGCTTAGCGGCACCCACGCTTCGGCAATGGGGCACAGAAGAGCAGCTGCAGTTCTTTTTGTCGGGTATGGCCCAGGGTGATTGGTGGTGTCAACTGTTTTCCGAGCCTGGCAACGGTTCTGACGTGGCCGGTTTGGCGGCACGGGCCGAACGCGATGGTGATGAGTGGATTGTCAATGGCCAAAAAGTTTGGACTTCGGGCGCACAAATTTCGAAATATGGCATGCTAATTGCTCGGACCAACCCCGATGCTCCAAAGCACACCGGTATCAGTTACTTCGTGCTGGATATGGAAGCGCCCGGTGTGGAAGTACGTCCGCTGCGACAAATTACCGGCGATGCCGAGTTCAATGAAGTTTTCTTGAGCGATGTTCGCATTCCCGACAAATGGCGAATCGGCCCAGAAGGCCAAGGCTGGTCGGTTGCCCAAACCACCCTTTTGAATGAGCGAGTGGCACTTTCAGGGGCTTTTGGGGGTGCTGCCAGAAGGCGTCGTGCCGCCGAAGCATCCCAGAAGAGCTCGACCAACACCGGCACTTCCACCGAAACTCAAATACGTGTTGGTGGCTTAACCGGTGGTGCGGTAATCGAAGCACTCATTCGCTTGGCAAAGGCCAACGGTCAGTGGGAAAATCCAGTGATTCGAGATCGAATCATAAATCTCTACATCACCGGACGAGTGAGTGCCATGAACATTGCTCGCGCTGCTGCCGCCCGTAAAGCTGGCGGTCAACCCGGTCCTGAAGGTTCGATCGCGAAGCTCTTCGGCACCGAATTCAACATGGCGGCACAAGTGTTGTCGGCCGACTTGATGACTGGCCCAATGGCTTGGGAAGAAGGCGACGCTGAAGCGGCGCTTAGGGCCCGTTCATTCTTAAGGTCTCGTGGAAATTCCATTGAAGGCGGGACCTCGGAAATTCAACGTAACATCATCGGTGATCGGGTTCTAGGGCTTCCCCGTGAGCCTGACGCCTCGAAGGGTGTGCCATGGAAAGACGTTCCTAGGAACTAG
- a CDS encoding acyl-CoA thioesterase domain-containing protein: protein MEETEEPLEPLTLSELLDLKEDEADCFLAITPAEGPPRLFGGQVAAQSLRAATLTVEDDRFVHSLHSYFVRPGRPGVPLRLVVERIRNGRSFSTRRVTAMQHDEAIFVLEASFHVTEDGFDWHLPAPKPEFGPDEAKPRDMFGGHNRKFRSRASMMFDIRPLYPAEDFAIHPAWVRVAEPFGDDPAMHACGLTYVSDMAIVRAAIAPGAPLSWGGASLDHAVWFHRPVRVDDWLLFSAEPVTNFGARGLAKGTFHNADGVLVASIAQECLLRSTGAPPPP, encoded by the coding sequence ATGGAAGAGACCGAAGAGCCGCTCGAGCCCCTCACTCTTAGCGAACTGCTCGACCTAAAAGAGGACGAAGCCGACTGTTTTCTTGCCATTACCCCAGCTGAAGGACCACCGAGGCTCTTTGGCGGACAGGTGGCGGCACAATCGCTGCGAGCGGCTACCCTAACCGTTGAAGACGACCGTTTTGTGCATTCTCTGCACTCGTATTTCGTACGGCCTGGCCGACCAGGTGTTCCATTGCGGTTGGTGGTGGAACGTATACGGAACGGTCGGTCGTTTTCAACCCGACGTGTTACGGCTATGCAACATGATGAAGCTATCTTCGTGCTTGAAGCTTCGTTCCACGTAACCGAAGACGGTTTTGACTGGCATTTACCGGCACCTAAGCCCGAATTTGGCCCCGATGAGGCCAAACCTCGCGACATGTTCGGCGGCCACAACCGTAAGTTCCGGTCCCGAGCTTCGATGATGTTCGATATCCGTCCCCTCTACCCGGCCGAAGATTTCGCGATTCACCCTGCCTGGGTGCGTGTCGCCGAGCCATTCGGCGATGACCCGGCTATGCATGCTTGTGGCCTAACCTACGTATCAGATATGGCTATTGTCCGTGCTGCTATCGCCCCTGGAGCACCACTTAGCTGGGGCGGAGCCAGTCTCGACCATGCAGTGTGGTTTCATCGACCGGTTCGTGTGGATGATTGGCTTTTGTTCTCGGCTGAGCCGGTTACCAACTTTGGGGCGCGAGGGTTAGCTAAAGGCACTTTCCACAATGCTGACGGTGTGCTTGTGGCATCAATTGCCCAAGAGTGTTTATTGCGCTCAACCGGCGCACCACCACCTCCCTGA
- a CDS encoding bifunctional riboflavin kinase/FAD synthetase: MAGTLTGSVLSVQLIDERDTNAPRLSQSAVTIGVFDGVHLGHQLVIGETNRIATELGVPSVVITFEPHPASVVRPEFAPLMLATFEQRLELLGDAGADYVYVVHFDHERAQEAAPDFVDEVLVNRLGAKAVVVGEDFRFGHNRGGSVALLEEMGQSRGFVAKGLKLVADDGQESNDTTSISSTVIRKAIANTQVEVAAAMLGRNYELRGTVERGDARGRDLGFPTANIAVPHSMCIPGDGIYAGYYVRPDGARHMAAISLGRRPTFYETASVSLLEAYLLDFSGDLYGEEGHVEFVKFLRPELKFDSIEALIDQMRLDVDATRELLRAKEDAS; the protein is encoded by the coding sequence ATGGCAGGCACTTTGACCGGTAGCGTTCTGAGTGTGCAGTTGATCGACGAACGCGACACGAACGCGCCACGCCTAAGCCAAAGTGCGGTGACCATTGGGGTATTCGATGGCGTACATTTAGGGCACCAGCTCGTTATTGGCGAAACCAACCGGATTGCTACCGAACTCGGTGTGCCAAGCGTGGTAATAACCTTTGAACCACATCCGGCCTCGGTGGTACGTCCCGAATTTGCGCCCCTCATGTTGGCCACCTTCGAGCAACGGCTCGAACTCCTTGGAGACGCTGGAGCCGATTACGTTTACGTAGTGCATTTCGACCATGAACGTGCTCAGGAAGCGGCCCCCGATTTCGTGGATGAAGTCCTGGTTAACCGCCTCGGTGCCAAAGCGGTAGTGGTGGGCGAGGATTTCCGATTCGGTCATAACCGTGGGGGCAGTGTGGCGTTGCTCGAAGAGATGGGCCAAAGCCGTGGCTTTGTAGCTAAAGGCTTAAAACTGGTGGCCGATGACGGCCAAGAGTCCAACGACACAACCTCAATTTCTTCAACCGTGATCCGCAAAGCCATTGCCAACACCCAGGTTGAAGTGGCTGCTGCGATGCTTGGACGTAACTATGAACTTCGTGGAACCGTAGAACGCGGTGATGCCCGTGGGCGCGACCTGGGTTTCCCCACCGCCAACATTGCGGTACCGCATTCCATGTGCATTCCCGGCGATGGAATTTATGCCGGCTATTACGTTCGACCTGATGGTGCTAGGCACATGGCGGCTATCAGTCTTGGCCGTCGACCTACCTTTTATGAAACGGCCTCAGTCTCGCTGCTCGAAGCGTACCTATTAGATTTTAGTGGCGACCTGTACGGCGAAGAAGGCCACGTTGAGTTCGTAAAATTCTTACGTCCTGAACTGAAATTTGATTCGATCGAAGCGCTCATTGATCAAATGCGCCTTGATGTCGATGCCACACGTGAATTGCTTCGTGCCAAGGAGGACGCAAGCTGA
- the truB gene encoding tRNA pseudouridine(55) synthase TruB translates to MARRANTNGPDGLVLIDKSPGWTSHDVVAKLRGVLGTRKIGHAGTLDPDATGLLVIGVGRATRLLRFATSLSKTYEAYIALGVETTTLDASGEVVATHDMSDVTPEAVQEAAAQLTGDILQVPPMVSAIKIEGQRLYELARAGVEVERQARPVTVSRFDVSPLAGQDHVYYAEIDCSSGTYIRTLAADLGHLLGGGAHLQWLRRSAIGTYNVDQASAVEAPQLLPMAEAVRGMSQWIVSDEQAALVKNGRMFPLGDLAEIGSSPWAVFSSTGELLAVYEPTANGMAKPTVVLAS, encoded by the coding sequence GTGGCACGACGCGCCAACACCAACGGTCCCGACGGCTTGGTGCTTATTGATAAATCTCCGGGGTGGACCTCCCATGATGTGGTGGCCAAACTACGAGGGGTCCTAGGCACTCGCAAGATCGGCCATGCGGGTACTCTCGACCCCGACGCCACCGGTCTTTTGGTGATCGGAGTGGGCCGGGCCACCCGTTTGCTGCGGTTTGCTACGTCGCTATCGAAAACCTATGAAGCTTACATTGCGTTGGGTGTGGAAACAACAACCTTGGACGCTTCTGGCGAGGTCGTAGCCACCCACGACATGAGCGATGTAACCCCAGAAGCCGTGCAGGAAGCGGCAGCACAACTGACCGGCGATATTTTGCAGGTGCCGCCAATGGTCTCGGCTATCAAGATCGAAGGTCAACGGTTGTATGAATTGGCCCGGGCCGGTGTTGAAGTTGAGCGCCAAGCACGGCCCGTTACGGTGAGTCGCTTTGATGTTTCGCCGTTGGCAGGCCAAGACCACGTTTATTACGCCGAAATAGATTGTTCTTCGGGAACCTACATCCGAACTTTAGCGGCTGACCTCGGACATCTATTAGGAGGCGGTGCTCACCTCCAATGGTTGCGTCGAAGCGCTATTGGCACATATAACGTGGACCAGGCTTCCGCCGTAGAAGCACCACAGTTATTGCCCATGGCCGAAGCGGTGCGTGGCATGAGCCAGTGGATCGTGAGTGATGAACAAGCGGCGCTGGTGAAGAACGGTCGAATGTTCCCTCTTGGTGACTTGGCCGAAATCGGGTCATCTCCGTGGGCAGTCTTCAGCTCAACCGGTGAACTATTAGCAGTTTATGAACCTACCGCCAACGGCATGGCCAAGCCCACGGTGGTGTTGGCGAGTTGA
- a CDS encoding ribosome-binding factor A, translating into MPNKRSGGRRRPSPKRHYPRTARLKQLFLEILAQELARIDDPRLELVSFVDVEVDPDLNWSVVYFSGPADIDDDNFDAENAVIREALDENRIRLQGAIAAEARIRRTPELQFKADEVAAGAARIENILRSLPELQANDDDDDPQSASDSESLNDVAQDGTARASGGDVDGQGN; encoded by the coding sequence ATGCCGAACAAACGAAGCGGTGGCCGTCGGCGACCCAGCCCTAAACGGCACTATCCGCGCACTGCTCGTCTAAAGCAGCTGTTTTTAGAGATTCTGGCCCAGGAACTGGCTCGAATCGATGACCCCCGCCTTGAGCTGGTCTCATTTGTAGACGTGGAAGTAGACCCTGACCTGAATTGGTCAGTGGTTTATTTCTCGGGTCCAGCCGATATTGACGACGACAACTTTGACGCCGAAAACGCGGTGATTCGCGAGGCGCTAGATGAAAATCGGATTCGCCTACAAGGCGCAATAGCCGCTGAAGCACGTATTCGTCGCACTCCTGAGCTGCAATTCAAGGCCGACGAAGTAGCTGCTGGTGCGGCGCGCATTGAAAATATTTTGCGTTCACTACCCGAGCTCCAGGCGAATGATGACGATGATGATCCCCAAAGTGCGAGCGATTCCGAATCGCTGAATGACGTAGCGCAAGACGGTACGGCTCGAGCCTCTGGTGGCGACGTGGACGGTCAAGGCAACTAG
- the infB gene encoding translation initiation factor IF-2, which translates to MPGSPPPGGGRPGGRPGGGPPTQSRRPPRRRKGRRRRSSDELQPMDAPTYTPQDAAVPTGTVVVERASSPQDLGPKLNRTAADVVRFLMQQGEMVTATQSLSDEMIELFAVEVGADIRLVDPGEEQEVELLKMLEVDVLEEAEADDEDAPLRSPVVTVMGHVDHGKTTLLDRIRNANVVSGEAGGITQHIGAYQVERQGRLLTFIDTPGHEAFTAMRARGANATDIVILVVAADDGVMPQTLEALSHARAAGVPIVVAITKIDRENADPNRIMQQISEHDLVPESWGGDTIVVEVSAPQNLGIDELLDNLLVIADLEELRATPDGRARGIVLESHLDIGRGAVASVLVQRGTLRVGDPLVAGAAWGRVRALINDRGEQVKEALPSTPVEVLGLSDVAQAGDDFIVAPDERRAAKVAETREHWQRLASQGRDAHAMSGGARLEDIFSQIQAGEVATLNLIVKADVNGSLEALSESLKRLERDEVKLSFVHRGVGGISQYDIQLAAASNATIIGFNVRPDRNARELAATEGVEIRTYEVIYKALEDIENAVVGMLAPEFEEVITGDAEVREIFRVPRIGAVAGCYVTNGVITRGSLVRFLREGTVIWKGEISSLRRFKDDVREVAAGYECGIGLSDFQDLKPGDVIETYEEREIART; encoded by the coding sequence ATGCCCGGTTCGCCGCCTCCTGGTGGCGGACGCCCTGGTGGCCGTCCCGGCGGTGGTCCACCGACTCAAAGTCGTAGGCCGCCTCGTCGTCGTAAAGGCCGTCGTCGTCGTTCAAGTGACGAGCTTCAGCCGATGGATGCACCAACCTATACGCCTCAAGACGCCGCGGTGCCAACCGGCACGGTGGTGGTCGAGCGCGCTTCAAGCCCGCAAGATCTTGGTCCCAAGCTGAACCGTACCGCGGCTGACGTGGTGCGTTTCCTCATGCAACAAGGTGAGATGGTTACGGCCACTCAGTCGCTTAGCGATGAGATGATCGAGCTGTTCGCGGTTGAGGTCGGAGCCGATATTCGCCTGGTCGACCCGGGTGAAGAGCAAGAAGTCGAACTTCTCAAGATGTTAGAAGTCGATGTGCTTGAAGAAGCCGAAGCCGACGACGAAGATGCCCCATTGCGTTCGCCAGTCGTAACGGTGATGGGTCACGTTGACCACGGTAAAACCACTCTGCTTGACCGCATTCGTAATGCCAATGTGGTCTCAGGTGAAGCCGGTGGTATCACTCAGCACATTGGTGCCTACCAGGTAGAACGCCAAGGTCGTCTCCTCACCTTTATTGACACGCCTGGTCACGAAGCTTTCACGGCTATGCGAGCTCGTGGTGCCAACGCCACCGACATTGTCATTTTGGTGGTGGCGGCTGACGACGGTGTTATGCCTCAAACGCTTGAAGCATTGAGCCACGCTCGCGCGGCAGGTGTCCCCATTGTGGTCGCGATCACCAAGATTGACCGTGAAAACGCCGATCCCAATCGGATTATGCAGCAAATCTCAGAACATGATTTGGTGCCCGAATCTTGGGGTGGCGACACCATCGTGGTCGAAGTTTCTGCTCCACAGAATCTCGGAATCGACGAGCTGCTCGACAACCTTTTGGTCATTGCTGACCTGGAAGAGCTACGTGCTACTCCCGATGGCCGAGCCCGTGGCATTGTGCTTGAATCGCACCTCGATATTGGTCGCGGTGCGGTAGCTAGTGTCTTGGTACAGCGGGGCACTTTGCGAGTCGGCGATCCGCTGGTAGCGGGTGCTGCTTGGGGTCGGGTACGAGCGCTCATCAACGATCGCGGCGAACAAGTCAAAGAAGCTTTGCCGTCGACACCAGTCGAGGTTCTGGGCCTGTCGGATGTGGCCCAAGCTGGAGACGATTTCATCGTGGCACCCGACGAACGTCGTGCCGCCAAAGTGGCCGAAACGCGCGAGCATTGGCAGCGCTTGGCCAGCCAAGGTCGCGACGCCCACGCCATGAGTGGTGGTGCCCGACTGGAAGACATCTTCAGCCAAATTCAAGCCGGTGAAGTTGCCACCTTAAATCTCATTGTTAAGGCCGACGTAAACGGTTCTTTGGAAGCTTTGAGCGAAAGTTTGAAACGCTTAGAGCGTGATGAAGTGAAGCTTTCGTTTGTTCACCGTGGGGTTGGCGGCATTAGCCAATACGACATTCAGTTGGCAGCGGCTTCAAACGCCACCATCATCGGATTCAACGTTCGGCCCGATCGCAACGCTCGAGAACTTGCGGCCACCGAAGGCGTAGAAATTCGTACTTACGAAGTCATCTACAAGGCGTTGGAAGACATTGAGAACGCGGTGGTGGGCATGCTCGCTCCCGAGTTCGAAGAGGTCATCACCGGTGACGCCGAGGTTCGTGAAATCTTCCGGGTGCCGCGTATTGGTGCCGTGGCTGGTTGTTATGTAACCAACGGTGTTATCACCCGCGGTTCACTGGTGCGGTTCTTGCGTGAAGGTACCGTGATCTGGAAGGGCGAAATTTCGTCGCTGCGTCGCTTTAAAGATGATGTGCGTGAAGTTGCAGCCGGTTATGAATGCGGTATTGGTCTCTCCGACTTCCAAGACCTCAAACCTGGCGATGTAATTGAGACTTATGAAGAGCGAGAGATCGCCCGAACGTAA